The Streptomyces luteogriseus genome includes a window with the following:
- a CDS encoding ABC transporter ATP-binding protein has product MTEGSDLPTRERRVPYTDPGTPDLRSPARYLWWLVRMQRGRILLGSLWGSLWMCALMLPPYFMAQAIDDGLRQRDTDTLTFWVVIILVTGAAIATLGILRHRTMTLIRTDAAYRTAQVVVRQVTRLGATLPRKVSVGELTHLQAGDMGRIAVTLTITGPGVGAVIAYAATAVLLFTISAVLAGVVLLGVPLLALAVGPLLGKLHGAEGTYRERQGELTARAGDIVSGLGVLCGIGGKAAFGKRYRQRSQALLTDGYRVASFTSWVQAIGAGLPVIFLAVVTWISARMAASGTITVGEMVAVYGYVAALLVPVSFFIEGADDLPRGLVAARRVVGILALEPDVEDGASPTAAPAGPAALCDPDSGLTLEPGRMTALVSARLDEARAVVDRLARYTDSDATWGGVRLSDLELAEVRRRVLVADNDAHLFAGALRSAVSVRDDHAADELQGALRAAVAEDIVEALPDGLDTRLEAQGRNVSGGQRQRVRLVRALLADPDVLLLVEPTSALDAHTEATVAQRVLEARRGRTTLVVSTSPLILDRAAQVSYLVDGAVVAVGTHGDLLATHPGYRDLVLRGSDESVPAAHTTALQEGTSR; this is encoded by the coding sequence CGGGTCCCCTACACCGACCCCGGCACGCCGGACCTGCGCAGTCCGGCCCGCTACCTGTGGTGGCTGGTCCGGATGCAGCGCGGCCGGATCCTGCTCGGCTCCCTGTGGGGCTCCTTGTGGATGTGCGCGCTGATGCTGCCGCCGTACTTCATGGCCCAGGCCATCGACGACGGCCTCCGGCAGCGCGACACGGACACGCTGACGTTCTGGGTCGTGATCATCCTGGTCACCGGCGCGGCCATCGCCACCCTCGGCATCCTGCGGCACCGCACCATGACCCTCATCCGCACGGACGCGGCCTACCGGACGGCGCAGGTCGTCGTCCGGCAGGTCACCAGGCTCGGCGCCACCCTGCCGCGCAAGGTCTCCGTCGGAGAGCTCACCCACCTCCAAGCGGGCGACATGGGGCGCATCGCCGTGACGCTCACCATCACCGGGCCCGGCGTCGGCGCGGTCATCGCCTACGCGGCCACCGCCGTCCTGCTGTTCACCATCTCCGCCGTCCTGGCCGGCGTGGTCCTGCTGGGCGTCCCGCTGCTCGCCCTCGCGGTCGGTCCCCTCCTCGGCAAACTGCACGGCGCCGAGGGCACCTACCGGGAACGGCAGGGCGAGCTGACGGCCCGCGCCGGCGACATCGTCTCCGGCCTCGGCGTGCTGTGCGGCATCGGTGGCAAGGCCGCCTTCGGCAAGCGGTACCGGCAGCGGTCGCAGGCCCTCCTCACCGACGGCTACCGGGTCGCCTCGTTCACCAGCTGGGTCCAGGCCATCGGCGCCGGCCTGCCGGTGATCTTCCTGGCCGTCGTCACCTGGATCAGCGCCAGGATGGCCGCCAGCGGGACGATCACCGTTGGTGAGATGGTCGCCGTGTACGGCTACGTCGCCGCGCTCCTGGTGCCCGTGTCGTTCTTCATCGAGGGCGCCGACGACCTGCCCCGCGGCCTCGTCGCCGCCCGACGGGTGGTCGGCATCCTGGCGCTGGAGCCCGACGTGGAGGACGGGGCGAGCCCGACGGCCGCCCCGGCCGGCCCCGCCGCCCTGTGCGACCCCGACTCCGGACTGACGCTGGAGCCCGGCCGGATGACTGCCCTGGTCTCCGCCCGCCTCGACGAGGCCCGCGCCGTCGTCGACCGGCTCGCCCGCTACACCGACTCCGACGCGACCTGGGGCGGAGTCCGGCTCTCCGACCTCGAACTGGCCGAAGTGCGGCGCCGTGTCCTCGTAGCCGACAACGACGCCCACCTCTTCGCCGGGGCCCTGCGCTCGGCGGTCTCCGTCCGCGACGACCACGCGGCCGACGAACTCCAGGGGGCCTTGCGGGCCGCCGTGGCCGAGGACATCGTGGAGGCCCTGCCCGACGGCCTCGACACCCGGCTGGAAGCCCAGGGCCGCAACGTCTCCGGCGGACAGCGCCAGCGCGTGCGCCTGGTGCGGGCCCTCCTCGCCGATCCCGACGTGCTGCTGCTGGTCGAACCGACGTCGGCGCTCGACGCGCACACCGAGGCCACCGTGGCCCAGCGCGTCCTCGAGGCCCGGCGGGGCCGCACCACCCTGGTGGTCAGCACCTCACCTCTCATCCTCGACCGGGCCGCCCAGGTGTCGTACCTGGTGGACGGCGCGGTCGTCGCCGTCGGCACCCACGGGGACCTGCTCGCCACCCACCCGGGCTACCGGGACCTCGTGCTCCGGGGCAGCGACGAGAGTGTCCCGGCCGCGCACACGACGGCCCTCCAGGAAGGAACCAGCCGATGA
- a CDS encoding ABC transporter ATP-binding protein: MSRPNEPWRLPVADRATVRRAGVELVKADWRSMTLVVLLAGLAAAAGLAGPWLLGRIVTRVESGDATMSSVDRLALGVLVCAVAQLVLTRFALNHSHRFGERALARLREEVVDRALALPARVVEQAGTGDLTTRSSMDVGTVATTLRSAIPEVFVAGMQLLFIFAATFLLHPLLGLWALVGMPFVLLVTRWYLARARAAYLVEGEAASEVAEIVAATAEGARTVEVFGLRRRRVRDADAAIGRAYGAARRTLFLRTVLFPVTEFAHSLPVAVTLFVGGHAYLDGSISLGVVVAGSLYMWQLVEPLDRVLMWVEQLQRSGAAMARIKGIGMVAGEPRSGLPEPADDRIEMRGVRYAYVDGHDVLKDVDLTVRPGERLALVGPSGAGKTTLGKLLSGADAPRTGSVEVGGVPVADLAAADELGNRVVLVTQEHHVFIGSLRDNLTMAAPDADDQRLLDALAVVGADWVKDLPDGLDTQVGSGGTELDPAQAQQLSLARVELADPHTLILDEATSLLDPTTARHAERAMAAVRADRTVIAIAHRLQTAHDADRVAVVEDGRIAELGSHDELVAADGPYAALWRSWHGRGASADEGRAG; this comes from the coding sequence ATGAGCCGCCCGAACGAGCCATGGCGGCTTCCGGTCGCGGACCGCGCGACCGTACGCCGGGCCGGCGTGGAACTGGTCAAGGCGGACTGGCGGTCCATGACCCTCGTCGTCCTGCTCGCCGGTCTCGCCGCCGCGGCCGGACTCGCCGGGCCATGGCTGCTCGGCCGGATCGTCACCCGCGTCGAGTCCGGCGACGCCACCATGTCCTCCGTCGACCGGCTCGCCCTCGGCGTGCTCGTCTGCGCCGTCGCCCAGCTGGTGCTCACCCGGTTCGCCCTCAACCACTCCCACCGGTTCGGCGAGCGCGCCCTCGCACGGCTCCGGGAGGAGGTCGTGGACCGGGCGCTCGCCCTGCCCGCCCGGGTGGTCGAACAGGCCGGCACCGGTGACCTGACGACCCGCTCCTCGATGGACGTCGGCACCGTCGCCACCACGCTGCGCAGCGCCATCCCGGAGGTGTTCGTCGCCGGGATGCAGCTGCTGTTCATCTTTGCCGCCACCTTCCTGCTGCACCCCCTGCTCGGCCTGTGGGCCCTGGTCGGCATGCCCTTCGTCCTCCTGGTCACCCGCTGGTACCTCGCCCGGGCCAGGGCCGCCTACCTCGTCGAGGGCGAAGCCGCCTCGGAGGTGGCCGAGATCGTCGCCGCCACCGCCGAGGGCGCCCGCACCGTGGAGGTGTTCGGCCTGCGCCGCCGCCGCGTCCGGGACGCCGACGCGGCCATCGGCCGCGCGTACGGCGCCGCCCGTCGCACCCTGTTCCTGCGGACCGTGCTGTTCCCCGTCACGGAGTTCGCGCACTCCCTGCCCGTCGCCGTGACCCTGTTCGTCGGCGGGCACGCCTACCTCGACGGCTCCATCAGCCTGGGCGTGGTCGTCGCCGGCAGCCTCTACATGTGGCAGCTGGTCGAACCGCTCGACCGCGTGCTGATGTGGGTGGAGCAACTCCAGCGCAGCGGCGCGGCCATGGCCCGCATCAAGGGCATCGGCATGGTCGCGGGCGAGCCCCGCAGCGGCCTGCCCGAGCCCGCCGACGACCGCATCGAAATGCGCGGAGTGCGCTACGCGTACGTGGACGGCCACGACGTGCTCAAGGACGTGGACCTCACCGTCCGCCCCGGGGAGCGCCTCGCTCTGGTCGGCCCGTCCGGCGCGGGCAAGACCACCCTCGGCAAGCTCCTGTCCGGCGCGGACGCGCCGCGCACGGGGAGCGTCGAGGTCGGCGGCGTCCCGGTCGCGGATCTCGCCGCCGCCGACGAACTCGGCAACCGCGTCGTCCTGGTCACCCAGGAACACCACGTCTTCATCGGAAGCCTCCGCGACAACCTGACCATGGCAGCCCCCGACGCCGACGACCAGCGGCTGCTGGACGCGCTCGCCGTGGTCGGCGCCGACTGGGTCAAGGACCTGCCCGACGGTCTCGACACACAGGTCGGCTCCGGCGGCACCGAGCTGGACCCCGCGCAGGCCCAGCAGCTCTCGCTGGCCCGGGTGGAACTGGCCGACCCGCACACCCTGATCCTCGACGAGGCCACCTCGCTGCTGGATCCGACCACCGCACGGCACGCGGAGCGGGCGATGGCCGCCGTACGGGCCGACCGCACCGTCATCGCCATCGCCCACCGCCTGCAGACCGCACACGACGCCGACCGCGTCGCCGTGGTGGAAGACGGCCGGATCGCCGAACTCGGCTCGCACGACGAGCTGGTCGCGGCCGACGGACCGTACGCGGCGCTGTGGCGCTCCTGGCACGGCCGGGGCGCCTCGGCCGACGAGGGCCGCGCGGGCTGA
- a CDS encoding threonine synthase: MPHDTYCIRFHENEGDAAVPEDEKSQGGAGGTYRLACLRCDVELEPALVYRCPNCSGALEPRYTLRGAARRDHEAPERAYFDFLPLSSPDFLDDGITRRTPCRPAPELGAAIGVPGLWTKDESRQPTGTTKDRLASVVLAVFRQFGVKEFVGSSTGNSSTALARAVRRDPAMRAHFFCGEDFVTNHDVPDHARTSLTVVPGTYVDASAQARRFAAEQSLHLDAGFFNWARREGLKLAYLEALDQMDRTPDVVVQGISSGMGLLAAHKAMREYLLTGALDRMPRFLMVQEESCAPAAKAWREGRRELTAADRIDRPEGLATAILLGDGAPYYPYLYDIASETGGAVVSASRRELVEARTMLRELEGLDVCYAAAATIAAVRNEAAAGRIGEDETVLVNLTGRSRTDAPA, translated from the coding sequence TTGCCGCACGACACCTATTGCATCCGGTTCCACGAGAACGAGGGGGACGCCGCAGTGCCGGAGGACGAGAAGAGCCAGGGCGGCGCGGGAGGCACGTATCGACTCGCCTGCCTGCGCTGCGACGTCGAACTCGAACCGGCGCTGGTGTACCGGTGCCCGAACTGCTCCGGGGCCCTGGAGCCGCGCTACACCCTGCGCGGCGCGGCACGCCGCGACCACGAGGCCCCGGAGCGGGCGTACTTCGATTTTCTTCCGCTGAGCTCGCCGGACTTCCTGGACGACGGCATCACACGCCGTACGCCCTGTCGGCCGGCACCGGAACTCGGCGCCGCCATCGGCGTGCCCGGCCTGTGGACGAAGGACGAGTCGCGGCAGCCCACCGGCACCACCAAGGACCGGCTGGCCTCGGTCGTCCTGGCCGTGTTCCGGCAGTTCGGCGTCAAGGAGTTCGTCGGGTCGAGCACGGGCAACAGCTCCACCGCCCTCGCCCGCGCGGTCCGCAGGGACCCCGCGATGCGCGCCCACTTCTTCTGCGGCGAGGACTTCGTCACCAACCACGACGTACCCGACCACGCAAGGACCTCGCTCACCGTGGTTCCGGGCACCTACGTCGACGCCTCCGCGCAGGCCCGCCGCTTCGCCGCCGAGCAGTCCCTCCACCTGGACGCCGGGTTCTTCAACTGGGCGCGGCGCGAAGGGCTCAAGCTGGCCTACCTGGAAGCCCTCGACCAGATGGACCGCACGCCCGACGTGGTCGTCCAGGGCATCAGCAGCGGCATGGGGCTGCTCGCCGCCCACAAGGCCATGCGCGAGTACCTGCTGACCGGCGCGCTCGACCGGATGCCGCGGTTCCTCATGGTCCAGGAGGAGTCGTGCGCGCCCGCCGCCAAGGCCTGGCGGGAGGGGCGCCGAGAACTGACCGCCGCCGACCGGATCGACCGGCCCGAGGGGCTGGCCACGGCCATCCTGCTCGGGGACGGTGCCCCGTACTACCCGTATCTGTACGACATCGCGTCGGAGACCGGGGGAGCCGTCGTCTCGGCCTCGCGGCGGGAGCTGGTCGAGGCCAGGACGATGCTGCGGGAACTCGAGGGCCTCGACGTCTGCTACGCCGCGGCGGCGACGATCGCTGCGGTACGCAACGAGGCCGCCGCCGGGCGGATCGGTGAGGACGAGACCGTACTCGTCAATCTGACCGGGCGCAGCCGGACGGACGCGCCCGCCTGA
- a CDS encoding type I polyketide synthase: protein MTDQQFDEYAESLDIAVIGMEGRFPQAPDVDAFWRNIRDGKCAVTFLSEDELLSRGVDPRTARDPLYVPAANELADIDSFDAEFFGYSPREAELMDPQHRLLLECAWGALEKAGHDPARYDGLVGVYAGAGTNTYLMFNVAANRRAADMLGGSQVMIGNSGDFLASRVSYKLGLEGPSVNVQSACSTSLVSVVLACQALLSFQCDMALAGGVAADDSKHKGYLYAEDGIFSPDGYCRSFDADARGTVGGNGVGMVVLKRLGDALADGDHIHAVIKGAALNNDGDRRIGFTAPSADSQASVITTALANADVEPETVGYVETHGTATSLGDPIEFAALTAAFGAGTDQRNFCALGAVKTNIGHLDAASGIAGLIKAVSAVEHGQIPPTLHFKRPNPRIDLADSPFFVNTELVPWPVTDGPRRAGVSSFGLGGTNAHVVLEQAPDRPPAPDLAGEEQLIVLSARSDTALEAMSDRLADHLREHPETPLGDLAFTLQTGRRPFHHRRVLVASGPAEALDALDARDDGRVLSAARTGDGHRPVAFMFSGFGEQYPMMTERLYATEPAFREALDECALILDPLLGRDIREVVFDRAAARRSEGDGKPDLRRMLMAPRISDHPLDQPTLGYPAVFAVEYALARLWRAWGVVPEAMIGHSLGEYVAACLAGVFSLPDALRLVVERARLISACGEGAMVAVPLTEEEVARHLTDEVSVAAVNDPRTCVLAGPPEAIDRVTAALETAGVVSRRLNTRFAFHSPMMDPVVAPYAEAVRRVRLSPPAIPFVSNITGTWITAEEATDPDYWARHVRLPVRFADGMRTLWGVDDVVLVEVGPGRALTSGAMQHPASAEVADRVVVPSLPDAFTAESDRAAALRALGRLWLAGVTPDWAGLHAHTPRRRVVLPSYPFARTRYWLDADRRDRHPAASGERAGMDDWFYDTSWQRAAPVEDTTLAADGHRWLVFADDGGLGGDVAARLAALGAPVVTVSTGPAWQEDGPGRYVMNPADPDHYGRLAESLRGQGAFPDRVVHCWAVDPGPTTDDRAAAEETLERGFHSLVRWARACEPELMVGEQHWTVLSSETYSVLGDEPVNPAKATVQGVCKVAPQEYPSLRCAQIDVPVPTGTTGLADRVLAELADEADSGIVALRGTTRWRQVLVPAPLTARTEGVLRPGGVYLITGGLGKIGLVLARAIATRAPGAHLVLMGRTGLPDRGAWDGEHDPATAAAVAAVRELEAMGATVVISATDVADPDAVAAAVDKAVQECGPVNGVIHAAGTTGPAAHQVLADLTDDDCARHFGPKLHGVHVLDRALEGQPLDFAVLCSSVAALLGGLGFTAYAAANAFLDSFARREPRPGRPRWTSLNWEAWHFPGDAGAEAGIGAAVHQVALDPDEGRAVFERLLDAAARPQVIASTTDLNERVRQWSAPVRDTTVVEQRHARPSLRNPYVAPATDLERRLAAIWEELLGIEAVGVQDNFFELGGSSLLGLQVVHRLRSGLGIAVPLTVVYEGPTVRSLAGLIGDLA from the coding sequence ATGACAGACCAGCAGTTCGACGAGTACGCGGAGAGCCTGGACATCGCGGTGATCGGCATGGAGGGCCGGTTTCCGCAGGCCCCGGACGTCGACGCCTTCTGGCGCAACATACGAGACGGAAAGTGCGCGGTCACCTTCCTGTCCGAGGACGAGCTGCTCAGCCGCGGGGTCGACCCGCGGACGGCTCGCGACCCGCTGTACGTGCCGGCGGCCAACGAGCTGGCCGACATCGACAGCTTCGACGCGGAGTTCTTCGGCTACTCGCCGCGCGAGGCCGAACTGATGGACCCCCAGCACCGGCTGCTGCTCGAATGCGCCTGGGGCGCGCTGGAGAAGGCCGGCCACGACCCGGCCCGCTACGACGGGCTGGTCGGCGTCTACGCCGGCGCCGGCACCAACACGTATCTGATGTTCAACGTGGCGGCCAACCGCCGGGCGGCCGACATGCTGGGCGGCAGCCAGGTCATGATCGGCAACAGCGGCGACTTCCTCGCCTCCCGCGTGTCGTACAAGCTCGGTCTCGAAGGCCCCAGCGTCAACGTCCAGTCGGCCTGTTCCACCTCCCTGGTCTCGGTCGTCCTGGCCTGTCAGGCCCTGCTCTCCTTCCAGTGCGACATGGCCCTCGCCGGGGGCGTCGCCGCCGACGACTCGAAGCACAAGGGCTACCTCTACGCCGAGGACGGCATCTTCTCGCCGGACGGCTACTGCCGCTCCTTCGACGCCGACGCCCGGGGCACCGTCGGCGGCAACGGCGTCGGCATGGTCGTCCTCAAGCGGCTCGGTGACGCCCTGGCCGACGGGGACCACATCCACGCCGTCATCAAGGGCGCCGCCCTCAACAACGACGGTGACCGGCGCATCGGGTTCACCGCGCCCAGCGCCGACTCCCAGGCGTCGGTCATCACCACCGCCCTGGCCAACGCCGACGTGGAACCCGAGACCGTCGGGTACGTCGAGACGCACGGCACCGCCACGTCCCTGGGCGACCCCATCGAGTTCGCCGCGCTCACCGCGGCGTTCGGCGCGGGCACCGACCAGCGCAACTTCTGCGCCCTCGGCGCCGTGAAGACCAACATCGGCCACCTCGACGCGGCCTCCGGCATCGCGGGACTGATCAAGGCCGTCAGTGCCGTCGAGCATGGCCAGATCCCGCCCACCCTCCACTTCAAACGTCCCAACCCGCGCATCGACCTGGCCGACAGCCCGTTCTTCGTCAACACCGAGCTCGTGCCCTGGCCCGTCACCGACGGCCCGCGCCGCGCCGGAGTGAGCTCCTTCGGACTGGGCGGCACCAACGCGCACGTCGTCCTGGAACAGGCCCCGGACCGTCCCCCCGCGCCCGATCTCGCGGGCGAGGAGCAGCTGATCGTCCTCTCCGCCCGCAGCGACACCGCCCTGGAGGCGATGTCCGACCGGCTCGCGGACCATCTGCGCGAACACCCCGAAACCCCCCTGGGGGACCTGGCGTTCACCCTCCAGACGGGACGCAGGCCGTTCCACCACCGCCGGGTGCTCGTCGCGTCCGGACCGGCGGAGGCGCTCGACGCCCTCGACGCCCGCGACGACGGGCGGGTCCTCAGCGCCGCCCGCACCGGGGACGGCCACCGCCCGGTCGCCTTCATGTTCAGCGGCTTCGGCGAGCAGTACCCGATGATGACGGAGCGTCTCTACGCGACCGAGCCCGCCTTCCGGGAGGCACTCGACGAGTGCGCCCTGATCCTCGACCCGCTCCTCGGCCGGGACATCCGCGAGGTCGTCTTCGACCGGGCGGCCGCGCGCCGCTCCGAGGGCGACGGAAAGCCGGACCTGCGGCGCATGCTGATGGCGCCCCGCATCAGCGACCACCCGCTCGACCAGCCCACGCTCGGCTACCCGGCCGTGTTCGCCGTCGAGTACGCGCTGGCCCGGCTGTGGCGCGCCTGGGGCGTCGTCCCCGAGGCGATGATCGGCCACAGCCTCGGTGAGTACGTCGCCGCGTGCCTCGCCGGGGTGTTCTCCCTGCCGGACGCCCTGCGGCTGGTCGTGGAGCGAGCCCGGCTGATCTCCGCCTGCGGCGAGGGCGCGATGGTGGCCGTACCGCTCACCGAGGAGGAGGTCGCGCGCCACCTCACCGACGAGGTGTCCGTGGCCGCCGTCAACGATCCGCGCACCTGCGTGCTGGCAGGGCCGCCCGAGGCGATCGACCGGGTGACCGCCGCGCTGGAGACGGCCGGGGTGGTCTCGCGGCGGCTCAACACCCGGTTCGCGTTCCACTCCCCGATGATGGACCCGGTCGTCGCGCCGTACGCCGAGGCCGTGCGCCGGGTACGGCTGAGCCCGCCGGCCATCCCGTTCGTCTCCAACATCACCGGCACCTGGATCACCGCGGAGGAGGCGACGGACCCCGACTACTGGGCCCGGCACGTACGGCTGCCGGTTCGCTTCGCCGACGGCATGCGCACCCTGTGGGGCGTGGACGACGTCGTCCTCGTCGAGGTCGGCCCCGGCCGGGCCCTGACGTCGGGGGCGATGCAGCACCCGGCGAGCGCGGAGGTCGCGGACCGGGTCGTCGTCCCGTCGCTGCCCGACGCGTTCACCGCCGAGTCCGACCGGGCGGCCGCGCTCCGGGCACTCGGTCGGCTGTGGCTCGCCGGAGTCACCCCCGACTGGGCGGGCCTGCACGCGCACACCCCGCGCCGCCGGGTGGTGCTGCCCTCCTACCCGTTCGCCCGCACCCGGTACTGGCTCGACGCCGACCGGCGCGACCGGCACCCGGCCGCGTCCGGGGAACGGGCCGGGATGGACGACTGGTTCTACGACACCTCGTGGCAGCGGGCCGCGCCCGTGGAGGACACCACCCTCGCGGCGGACGGCCACCGCTGGCTCGTGTTCGCGGACGACGGCGGCCTCGGCGGCGACGTCGCCGCCCGGCTCGCCGCGCTGGGCGCCCCCGTCGTGACCGTCAGCACGGGACCCGCCTGGCAGGAGGACGGTCCCGGCCGGTACGTCATGAACCCCGCCGACCCGGACCACTACGGCAGACTCGCCGAGAGCCTGCGCGGCCAGGGGGCCTTCCCCGACCGCGTGGTGCACTGCTGGGCCGTCGACCCGGGCCCCACGACGGACGACCGCGCGGCGGCCGAGGAGACCCTGGAGCGCGGCTTCCACAGCCTCGTGCGGTGGGCCCGTGCGTGCGAGCCCGAACTGATGGTGGGCGAGCAGCACTGGACCGTGCTGTCGAGCGAGACGTACTCGGTGCTCGGGGACGAGCCGGTGAACCCCGCCAAGGCCACCGTCCAGGGCGTGTGCAAGGTCGCCCCCCAGGAGTACCCCTCCCTGCGCTGCGCCCAGATCGACGTGCCCGTCCCGACCGGCACGACCGGCCTCGCGGACCGGGTCCTCGCGGAACTCGCCGACGAGGCGGACAGCGGGATCGTGGCGCTGCGCGGCACGACGCGCTGGCGCCAGGTCCTCGTGCCGGCGCCGCTGACCGCGCGCACCGAGGGCGTGCTGCGACCCGGCGGCGTCTACCTGATCACCGGCGGCCTGGGCAAGATCGGACTGGTCCTCGCCCGCGCCATCGCCACCCGCGCACCCGGCGCGCACCTGGTTCTGATGGGGCGTACGGGCCTGCCCGACCGCGGCGCGTGGGACGGCGAGCACGACCCCGCCACCGCCGCGGCCGTCGCCGCCGTGCGCGAACTGGAGGCCATGGGCGCCACGGTCGTCATCTCCGCCACGGACGTGGCCGACCCCGACGCGGTCGCCGCCGCGGTGGACAAGGCCGTCCAGGAGTGCGGCCCCGTCAACGGCGTCATCCACGCCGCGGGCACCACAGGACCAGCCGCCCACCAGGTGCTCGCCGACCTGACGGACGACGACTGCGCCCGCCACTTCGGGCCGAAACTGCACGGCGTGCACGTGCTCGACCGGGCCCTCGAGGGACAGCCCCTCGACTTCGCGGTGCTCTGTTCCTCTGTCGCGGCCCTGCTCGGTGGACTCGGGTTCACCGCCTACGCCGCCGCCAACGCCTTCCTCGACTCCTTCGCCCGGCGCGAGCCACGTCCCGGCCGCCCCCGGTGGACGTCGCTCAACTGGGAGGCGTGGCACTTCCCCGGCGACGCCGGTGCGGAAGCCGGCATCGGCGCCGCCGTCCACCAGGTCGCCCTCGACCCGGACGAGGGACGCGCTGTCTTCGAACGCCTCCTCGACGCGGCGGCCCGTCCTCAGGTCATCGCCTCCACGACCGACCTCAACGAGCGCGTCCGGCAGTGGTCCGCACCCGTCCGGGACACGACGGTGGTGGAGCAGCGCCACGCCCGCCCCAGCCTGCGCAATCCGTACGTGGCCCCGGCGACCGACCTGGAACGCCGGCTCGCCGCCATCTGGGAGGAACTGCTCGGCATCGAGGCGGTCGGAGTACAGGACAACTTCTTCGAACTGGGCGGCAGTTCCCTGCTCGGCCTGCAGGTGGTGCACCGGCTGCGCAGCGGCCTCGGCATCGCCGTCCCGCTGACCGTCGTGTACGAGGGCCCCACCGTCCGCTCGCTGGCCGGCCTGATCGGGGACCTCGCATGA